A stretch of DNA from Catenulispora acidiphila DSM 44928:
TTCTGCCCCGGCAGTACCGAACCGCCCTGCGCCAGTCCCGCACCCGGATCGGTCAGCGACCGCGGTCCCAGCGACGACGCCGGATCCCCGCCGTTCTCAGTGGCCTGAGCCATCTCGGTCGCGAACTCCTTGGCGTCCCCGAACCCGGTCATCACGATCTGCCGGATCTGCAACGGATTCACCGTGTTCACCGAACCGTCCGCCGGCAGCACCGGCTGCCCGGTGATCGGCAGTTCCCGGAAGTCCGCGTTCCCGCCGGTCAGGTTCTGCGCGCGGTCGGCGAAGTCCAGGACGTCCCAGGAATCGTCGATGACCACGTCCTTCTTCACCACGTCGAACAGCGCCTGCATCTTGCCCAGGTCGCCGATCACGCCCTCGCTCTTGAGCTTGTGCATCACCGCCGCCAGGAACGCCTGCTGCCGCCGGTTCCGGTCGAAGTCCCCGCGCAGCAGATGGAAACGCTGACGCACGAACTGCAACGCGGTCGCGGCGTCCAGCATCGAGTGCCCGGCCGGCAGCTTCAGCCCGGTGCCCGCGCCGTCCTCGATCGGGTCGTTCACCGGATGGTTCAGGCAGACCTCGATCGGACCGACCGCCTGGGCGACGTCGTAGAAACCCAGCAGGTTGATCTCTGCCAGGTGGTCCACGTGCTCGCCGGTGAGCAGCTGCACGGCCCGGATCGTGGACTCCCGCCCGACCTCGCGGCTGACCTTCTCGATCTGCGCCTGGTCGGTCATGCCGGAGGCCTTCAGCCGGTCCACCGCGATCGCCTTGGCCCGGCCGTACGCCTCCTTGATCTTGTGCATCCCCAGGTCCGGGATGTCACCGACGGCCGAAGACCCGCCGGGCTCCTCGACGTAGTCGTCGCGGGCGATGGAGAACGCGGTCACGCGCCCGCCGTCGGCCGGGATGTGCAGGAAGATCAGGACATTGGCGTTGTAGCCGCCGATCTCCGAGGAACCGGCGTGCAGCTCCTGCTCCACGAAGTCGGTCGGCAGATCGTTGCCGTTCATGTCCTTGCGCGAGTCCAGCCCGATCAGCAGCAGGTTGACTGAGCCGTCCAGGTGCGGGGCGACGTAGCCCTTTTCGCCCGAGCGGATCTCGTTGATCGCGTTGGAGGTGAGCAGACCCGAGGTCAGGTTGTGATACTCGGCCCAGATCGCGGCGCTGGCCAGGACGATCGCCGCCGACGTCGTGCAGGCCAGGGCGCGGGCGACGATCGTCGCGCGGCGCCGACGCCGCCGGGGCGGCTCGGGAGCGGGACGCCGAGGCGGAGCAGGACGCTCCGGCTGCTGCGGACGCGGCGTCCAGTAGTGCAGATCGTCCTGGTGACGAGGACCCTGACCGCGCGGCGACAGGTCGTACGGAGGCTGCGGCCGAGGACGGCGCGGCGGGGGAGGAGGAGTGGAGTCAGGCACCGACCGACCTCCGGCGGGCGGCCCGGCGTAAGAACGCGACGGCAGCCGTGGCCAGCAACGTCACCGTCATGGCCGGGAAGGCGTCGATCGCGCCGTGCGCGACAGCGATGGCCTGCTTGCCGCCGCCCCCGGCCGCGTCGAACATCGCGCGGCTCACGCACACCGCCCAGACGGCCACCGGCGCCATCGGCAGCACCCACCACAACCCCTCCGGCCGCACGCGCAGCGCCGCCAGCGTCGCGGCACCGGCGCTGAGCACCGCGAACACCGCGCCGCCGAAGAACATCCCGATCGCCGGGGCGCCCACGAGCAAGGCCGTGACCCGCCCCCCGGTGATGCTTCCGCGCCGCGTGGGTGCTCGGTGACCGCTGCCGTGAGTGCCGGGGGTTTGTGGCATGTGGCACATCTTCACATCTTGGGTGGCGGTGGCGGGATAAGAGCGAGAAGTGTCTGATGCCAGACTCATCAGCTCATGTGACGATCGAGCGTGTGCCAGGGTTCGAGCCCTCGCGCAGCGAAGACAGGTGTTAGCACCCCTGATTCCGAAGGCGCATCCGGCGAATCTGGATCCATGACAGCCATGGAAGACGCGCTGCGTCTGGAATCGGTGAGCAAGACGTTCGGCGACCAGGTGAAGGTCGCCGCCCTGGACCAGGTCAGCCTCGGTCTGCCCTACGGCACCTTCACCGCCGTGATGGGACCCTCCGGCTCGGGCAAGAGCACCCTGCTGAACTGCGCCTCCGGCTTGGAGCGCCCGGACTTCGGCCGCGTCCTGATCGGCGGCCAGGAACTGGACACCTCCGACGAGACCGCCGCCACGCGCTTCCGGCGCGGCCGCATCGGCTTCGTGTTCCAGGCCTTCAACCTGCTGCCGACGCTGACGGTCTGGCAGAACGTGCTGCTGCCGGCGCGGATCGCCGGGACGTCGTTGAGCAGAGAGGACAAGAACCGAGCCCGCCTCCTGCTGGACCGCGTCGGCCTCGGCGACCGGCTGAACCACCGCCCGGCCGAGCTGTCCGGCGGTCAGCAGCAGCGGGTCGCGATCGCCCGGGCCATCGTGAACCGGCCCGCGCTGCTGTTCGCCGACGAGCCGACCGGCGCGCTGGACTCGGTGCGCGCCGCCGAGGTGCTGATGCTGATCGGCGAGTCGGTGCGGGAGTTCGGGCAGACCGTGGTGATGGTGACGCACGACCCGGTGGCCGCCGCCTACGCCGACCGCGTGCTGTTCCTGGCCGACGGCCGGATCGTGGACGAGATGCGGGCGCCGCAGGCCGCGGGAGTCGCTGCGCGGATGGCCGCGTTCCGCCCAACGGAAGCCGCCGCTCACGTCGCCGACGCCGCTCACGCCACGCACGGAACCAGCACCGCGACCTCCCGTTTCTCCGGAAAGGCGGCGTGACATGATCTCGACGAGCTTCAGCAACCTGCGTCACCGCCGCGCGGCCTACCTCGCCTCGTTCCTGAACCTGTTCCTGGGCGGCGCGATCCTCACCGGCTTCGCCTCCCTCTACGAGACCGGCAGCGCGCCGGGCTTGTCCAAGGACGACCGCTCGGCGCTGCAAACCATGGCCCTGGTCATCGGCGGCTGGGGCGCCCTGATCATCGCTTTCGGCACGGCGGCCACGCTGAGCCTGGCGGTCCAGCAGCGCGAGAAGGAGATCGCGCTGCTGAAGGCGGCCGGCGCGCTACCCGCGCAGATCCGCCGCATGATCATGATCGAGACCGCGGTCCTGCTGGCCGCCGCGGCGATCCCGGCGACGCCGACCGGCATGGCCGTGGGCCGCGCGGTGCTCGCCACGCTGAAGTCCACGCATCAGGTCTCGAACGGCGTCGGCTTCCGGTTCGGCGCCACGACCCTCGCGATCGGGCTCGGCGACGTCGCCGTGGCCGCCCTGGTCGCCGCGATCGTCGCCGGACGCCGCGCGGCGAATCAGAGCACGGCGGCCGCGCTGGTCTCGGCCTCCGTCGACAATCCGGGCATGTCGCGCAAGCGCAAGATCGCAGCGGCCGTGTTCATCCTGCTCGGGCTGGACGCCGGGGTGATGACCGCGACCTTGATGAAGAACGAGGGCTACGCCACCATGTCCACCGCCGGCCAGGCCTGCATCCTCACCGGCATCGGGCTGGCGCTGCTGGCTCCGGCGCTGATCCGGGCCACCGGCGCGGTGCTCGGCCCGCTGATGCGGCGCAGCGGCGGCTACCTGGCCGAGGCCGAACTGCGGCGCCACTCCCGGCCGGCGGCCGGCGTGCTGATGCCGGTGATCCTGTTCGTGGCGCTCGCCAACGGCGCGCTCTACCAGCAGTTCATCCAGGACGACGCCAACCGCGCGCACCACCTCGTCCCCTCAGCCGACGACAAGGGCGTGCAGACCCTCAGTTTCCTGGTGGTCGGCATGATCGCGCTGTTCGCGGCGGTGGTGGTGGCGAACATCGCCGTGGCCGGCACGCTGCACCGCCGCCGCGAGTTCGGGCAGCGGCGCCTGATCGGCGACACGCCCGGCGAGGTGCGGCGCTCCCTGAGCTGGGAGGCGTGCGCGATCCTGGCCGCCGGTCTGGTGTTCGGCACGCTGGCGGCGCTGGCCGGGGTCGTCCCGTTCAGCTACGCCAAGACCGGCCACCTGATGCCGCAGCAGGGCCTGTGGGTGTTCTTCGGGATCGCGGCCGGCGTCACGGCGCTGACCCTGGCCGCGTGCCTGGGGGCGGCGCGGCGGGTGCTCGGCGTGCCGGCGCTGGCCGCGGTCGGCGGGTAGTGCGGCGATAATGGCGACGCACGAAGGGATGAGGCGGATGGCCGGGCTGTCAGAGGTGGTCGGCGGGGGAGCCGGCGCGTGGCGCGAGCGGGGCGCCGCGACCGCGCTGGCGGTCGGCCGCGGGCTCGTGCTCGCCCCGGTGTCGCTGCTCGCGGGGATTCCGCTGCTGGTCGCGGCGGCGCTGACGCTGGGTCTGATGCCGATCGGCGGCGGCGTGCTGGTGCCGTACGTGATCCGCGCGGTGCGCGGGCTGGCGACCTGGGAGCGCGGGATCGCCGCGCGGTGGAGCGGCGTCGAGATCGAGGCGCCGTATCTGCCGCGCGCCGGCCGGGGTCGGCTGCGCTGGCTGCTCGGCGACCCCGCGACCTGGCGGGACCTGCTGTGGATGGTGACGAACATCCCGGTCGGCATGGCGCTCGGACTGCTGCCGCTGACGCTGGCCGGCTGGGGCGTGGTCGGGGTGATCGCGATCCCCGGGCTGGCGCTGAGCGACGATCCGTTCTGGCCGTTCGGTCTCGGGTTCGGGCTCGTGGCGCTCGCGCTGGCGCCCTTCGTCGGCCCGGCGCTGATCCGGGCGCAGGCGCTGTGGGCGAGCACGCTGCTGGCGCCGACTGACGTCGGCGAGCGGATCAGCACCCTGACCGTCACCCGGGAGCGGGTCAGCGACGACGCCGAGGCCGAGATGCGCCGCATCGAACGCGATCTGCACGACGGGGCGCAGGCGCGCCTGGCGGCGGTCGGGCTGAGCCTGGGCATGGCCGAGGACCTGGTGCGCGAGAACCCGGACGAGGCGATCGCGCTGCTGGCCGAGGCGCGCGAGCACAGCGGCGCCGCGCTGGCCGAACTGCGCTCGCTGGTCCGCGGGATCCTGCCGCCGGTGCTGGCCGAGCGCGGGCTCGGGGACGCGCTGCGCGCGCTGGCGTACGCCTCGCCGATCCCCGTGGAGGTACGCAGCGACTTGACCGAGCGGCTGCCCGCCCCGCGTGAGTCGGCGCTGTACTTCGGGATCGCCGAGGCGCTGGCGAACGTGCTCAAGCACAGTGGCGCGGCGCGGGCGAGGATCGACGTCTTCCGGCGCGAGGACCGGATCACCGGCGCGAATGGCGTTGTCGCAGAAGTCTGGGACGACGGCGACGGCGGTGCCGACCCCGACCGCGGCGAGGGCCTGTCCGGCGTGCGGCGCCGCCTGGCGGCGTTCGACGGCCGGCTGACGGTCGTCAGCCCGGCGGGCGGGCCGACGACGGTGACGCTGGAGGTGCCGGGCGAATGAGGATTTTGCGATGAGGGGTTTGCGATGCGCCAGGAGTCGGCGATGCGCGTAGTGCTGGCCGAGGACCAGGCACTCCTGCGGGACGGCTTGGTGCGTCTGCTGACCGCCCACGGCTTCGAGGTGGTCGCCGCCGTGGAGACCGGCCCGGACCTGCTCGACGCGCTGGTCGCCGAGAAGCCGGACGTGGCGGTCGCCGACATCCGTCTGCCGCCGACGTTCAAGAACGAGGGACTGGCCGCCGCGCTGGAGGCGCGTCGCCGCGTGCCAGGCCTGCCGGTGCTGATCCTGTCGCAGCACGTCGAGCCGCTGTACGCGCGGGAGCTGCTCTCCGACAGCGCCGGCGCGATCGGGTATCTGCTGAAGGACCGCGTTTCGAACGTTCGTTCGTTTCTGGACGCGGTGCG
This window harbors:
- a CDS encoding LCP family protein; translation: MPDSTPPPPPRRPRPQPPYDLSPRGQGPRHQDDLHYWTPRPQQPERPAPPRRPAPEPPRRRRRRATIVARALACTTSAAIVLASAAIWAEYHNLTSGLLTSNAINEIRSGEKGYVAPHLDGSVNLLLIGLDSRKDMNGNDLPTDFVEQELHAGSSEIGGYNANVLIFLHIPADGGRVTAFSIARDDYVEEPGGSSAVGDIPDLGMHKIKEAYGRAKAIAVDRLKASGMTDQAQIEKVSREVGRESTIRAVQLLTGEHVDHLAEINLLGFYDVAQAVGPIEVCLNHPVNDPIEDGAGTGLKLPAGHSMLDAATALQFVRQRFHLLRGDFDRNRRQQAFLAAVMHKLKSEGVIGDLGKMQALFDVVKKDVVIDDSWDVLDFADRAQNLTGGNADFRELPITGQPVLPADGSVNTVNPLQIRQIVMTGFGDAKEFATEMAQATENGGDPASSLGPRSLTDPGAGLAQGGSVLPGQNASVQAGAAQGDGAPGALPPLPAARGGESGAGLGMRPAAIAPSDTHTVVDLYNATARNGLATTVGDWLAASGWPVDKTAGAAAQSRTTILYGKGAAKAAGQLAAALGVQALPAPSARTAAGHVLIRLGADYTPPGGPQPLAPTDATGPGPADPADPANPANPANPATADPSGSPDPADSPGIAMDSGITCVN
- a CDS encoding DUF6542 domain-containing protein — translated: MPQTPGTHGSGHRAPTRRGSITGGRVTALLVGAPAIGMFFGGAVFAVLSAGAATLAALRVRPEGLWWVLPMAPVAVWAVCVSRAMFDAAGGGGKQAIAVAHGAIDAFPAMTVTLLATAAVAFLRRAARRRSVGA
- a CDS encoding ABC transporter ATP-binding protein, producing the protein MEDALRLESVSKTFGDQVKVAALDQVSLGLPYGTFTAVMGPSGSGKSTLLNCASGLERPDFGRVLIGGQELDTSDETAATRFRRGRIGFVFQAFNLLPTLTVWQNVLLPARIAGTSLSREDKNRARLLLDRVGLGDRLNHRPAELSGGQQQRVAIARAIVNRPALLFADEPTGALDSVRAAEVLMLIGESVREFGQTVVMVTHDPVAAAYADRVLFLADGRIVDEMRAPQAAGVAARMAAFRPTEAAAHVADAAHATHGTSTATSRFSGKAA
- a CDS encoding FtsX-like permease family protein — its product is MISTSFSNLRHRRAAYLASFLNLFLGGAILTGFASLYETGSAPGLSKDDRSALQTMALVIGGWGALIIAFGTAATLSLAVQQREKEIALLKAAGALPAQIRRMIMIETAVLLAAAAIPATPTGMAVGRAVLATLKSTHQVSNGVGFRFGATTLAIGLGDVAVAALVAAIVAGRRAANQSTAAALVSASVDNPGMSRKRKIAAAVFILLGLDAGVMTATLMKNEGYATMSTAGQACILTGIGLALLAPALIRATGAVLGPLMRRSGGYLAEAELRRHSRPAAGVLMPVILFVALANGALYQQFIQDDANRAHHLVPSADDKGVQTLSFLVVGMIALFAAVVVANIAVAGTLHRRREFGQRRLIGDTPGEVRRSLSWEACAILAAGLVFGTLAALAGVVPFSYAKTGHLMPQQGLWVFFGIAAGVTALTLAACLGAARRVLGVPALAAVGG
- a CDS encoding sensor histidine kinase, which gives rise to MAGLSEVVGGGAGAWRERGAATALAVGRGLVLAPVSLLAGIPLLVAAALTLGLMPIGGGVLVPYVIRAVRGLATWERGIAARWSGVEIEAPYLPRAGRGRLRWLLGDPATWRDLLWMVTNIPVGMALGLLPLTLAGWGVVGVIAIPGLALSDDPFWPFGLGFGLVALALAPFVGPALIRAQALWASTLLAPTDVGERISTLTVTRERVSDDAEAEMRRIERDLHDGAQARLAAVGLSLGMAEDLVRENPDEAIALLAEAREHSGAALAELRSLVRGILPPVLAERGLGDALRALAYASPIPVEVRSDLTERLPAPRESALYFGIAEALANVLKHSGAARARIDVFRREDRITGANGVVAEVWDDGDGGADPDRGEGLSGVRRRLAAFDGRLTVVSPAGGPTTVTLEVPGE
- a CDS encoding response regulator, with translation MRVVLAEDQALLRDGLVRLLTAHGFEVVAAVETGPDLLDALVAEKPDVAVADIRLPPTFKNEGLAAALEARRRVPGLPVLILSQHVEPLYARELLSDSAGAIGYLLKDRVSNVRSFLDAVRTVAGGGTAMDPEVIATMLARRSRDERLGSLTRREREVLAAMAEGHANAGIAGRLVITEKAVSNHINTIFAKLGLLPDLDGNRRVLAVLAYLDAA